A window from Cytobacillus sp. IB215665 encodes these proteins:
- a CDS encoding Maf family protein, whose translation MNNLILASGSPRRKELLENLHIPFTVSVSNIEEIIEAHLPPEDVVMSLAYQKAKNVSNNNPNSYVIGADTIVISNGELLGKPQNRDDAFNTLTKLSGSKHQVLTGVALISPQLEKTFFESTEVTFWELTEQEITEYINSGEPFDKAGSYGIQGLGALLVKELKGDYFSVVGLPVARTVRELKKIGYYPKITK comes from the coding sequence ATGAATAACCTCATTTTAGCCTCTGGATCTCCTCGTAGAAAAGAACTTTTAGAAAACCTTCACATACCATTTACTGTTTCTGTAAGTAATATTGAAGAAATTATTGAAGCTCATTTACCTCCTGAAGACGTCGTCATGTCACTCGCATACCAAAAAGCAAAGAATGTCTCAAACAACAATCCAAATTCATATGTAATTGGGGCTGATACAATCGTTATAAGTAACGGTGAATTACTAGGTAAACCACAAAATAGAGATGATGCGTTTAATACATTAACAAAACTATCCGGTTCCAAGCATCAAGTGCTAACAGGAGTAGCGCTCATTTCTCCTCAATTGGAAAAGACGTTTTTTGAATCCACAGAGGTAACCTTTTGGGAATTAACTGAACAAGAAATTACTGAGTATATTAATAGTGGTGAACCATTTGATAAAGCAGGATCCTACGGTATACAGGGATTAGGTGCACTGTTAGTAAAAGAACTTAAAGGCGACTATTTTTCAGTTGTGGGTTTACCAGTAGCTAGAACTGTTCGCGAGCTAAAAAAAATCGGCTATTACCCAAAGATAACTAAATAA
- the radC gene encoding RadC family protein, with protein MNVSEVMIRDFPKDERPRERLITDGPNCLSNHELLAIILRTGTKNESVLQLSNRLLTHFEGLRLLKDASIEEITELKGIGVAKAVQIMASVELGMRIGRLQFEERYVIKSPKDAASYVMDDMRFLTQEHFVVLYLNTKNQVMHRQTVFIGSLNASIVHPREVFKEAFRRSAASIICSHNHPSGDPAPSREDIEVTRRLSECSKIIGIDLLDHIIIGDNKFVSLKEKGYL; from the coding sequence ATGAATGTAAGCGAAGTGATGATACGTGACTTCCCAAAAGACGAGCGCCCTAGAGAACGGCTTATCACTGACGGACCAAATTGTCTCTCTAATCATGAATTGCTAGCAATCATTTTAAGAACTGGAACGAAAAATGAATCTGTTCTTCAATTATCGAATCGGCTACTAACACACTTTGAAGGACTTCGTTTATTAAAGGACGCTTCAATAGAAGAAATTACAGAACTTAAAGGAATTGGTGTCGCAAAGGCTGTACAAATTATGGCTTCTGTGGAACTAGGCATGCGTATTGGAAGACTACAATTTGAAGAAAGGTATGTTATTAAATCACCTAAAGACGCTGCAAGTTACGTCATGGATGACATGCGCTTTCTTACACAAGAGCATTTTGTCGTTTTATATTTAAACACAAAAAATCAAGTGATGCATAGGCAAACAGTTTTCATTGGTAGCCTAAATGCGTCAATTGTGCATCCTAGAGAAGTGTTTAAAGAAGCTTTCCGCCGTTCAGCAGCTTCAATCATTTGTTCCCATAACCATCCGTCTGGAGACCCGGCACCTAGCCGTGAGGATATTGAAGTAACTAGGCGACTATCAGAGTGTAGTAAGATTATAGGAATCGACTTATTAGACCATATTATAATAGGTGATAATAAATTCGTAAGCTTAAAGGAAAAAGGATATTTGTAG
- a CDS encoding rod shape-determining protein: MFGIGTRDLGIDLGTANTVVYVKGKGILVREPSVVAFQKDSKQIVAVGNEAKNMIGRTPGNVVARRPMKDGVIADYETTATMMKYYIKQALKNKSVFARKPNVMVCIPSGVTAVEKRAVKDATKQAGAREAYTIEEPFAAAIGANLPVWEPTGSMVVDIGGGTTEVAIISLGGIVTKQSIRVAGDEMDEAIIQYIRKSFNLLIGERTAELIKVEIGSASITDDVEGMEIRGRDLVTGLPKTIEISADEITQAMRDTVFSIVESVKNTLENTPPELAADIMDRGIVLTGGGALLRNLDKVISEETKMPVLIAENPLDCVAIGTGKALDHIHLFKNQVND; this comes from the coding sequence ATGTTTGGCATTGGTACTAGAGACCTTGGAATAGATTTAGGAACAGCAAATACAGTTGTGTATGTGAAAGGGAAAGGTATACTCGTGAGGGAACCTTCAGTAGTGGCCTTTCAAAAAGACTCTAAACAAATAGTGGCTGTTGGTAATGAAGCTAAAAATATGATTGGACGTACACCTGGAAATGTTGTGGCAAGACGCCCGATGAAGGATGGGGTAATTGCAGATTATGAAACAACAGCAACAATGATGAAGTATTATATTAAGCAAGCATTGAAAAATAAAAGTGTTTTTGCACGTAAACCGAATGTAATGGTATGTATACCTTCTGGTGTAACTGCAGTTGAAAAACGGGCTGTTAAAGATGCTACAAAACAGGCTGGTGCCCGTGAAGCATACACGATTGAAGAGCCATTTGCAGCAGCTATAGGTGCAAATTTACCGGTGTGGGAGCCTACTGGTAGCATGGTTGTCGATATTGGTGGAGGTACGACTGAGGTTGCGATTATTTCTTTAGGAGGGATTGTTACTAAGCAATCCATACGTGTTGCTGGTGACGAGATGGATGAAGCAATCATTCAATATATTCGTAAATCGTTCAACTTATTAATAGGTGAACGTACCGCAGAATTAATAAAAGTAGAGATTGGATCAGCAAGTATAACAGATGACGTCGAAGGCATGGAAATTAGAGGCCGTGACTTAGTTACAGGGTTGCCAAAAACGATAGAAATCTCTGCAGACGAAATCACTCAAGCTATGCGCGATACAGTATTTTCTATTGTAGAATCAGTAAAGAATACGTTGGAAAATACCCCTCCTGAATTAGCCGCAGATATTATGGATAGAGGGATTGTTTTGACTGGTGGCGGCGCGTTGTTAAGAAACTTAGATAAGGTTATTAGTGAAGAAACGAAAATGCCAGTTCTTATTGCAGAAAATCCGCTTGATTGTGTTGCGATAGGTACTGGAAAAGCATTAGATCACATTCATTTATTCAAAAACCAAGTTAATGACTAA
- the mreC gene encoding rod shape-determining protein MreC has protein sequence MPQFFLNKRLIILLICVIILVALIGFSLRDREQVTWPEQFIKDTVGWVQSIVHQPAQYVAGFFENVNDLKNTYEENKMLKARLEEYVALKDKYQILEQDYEELSAILEKTTSLTGYTPIQATVIGRNPDQWYQNIYINKGEKHGVKVDMAVITSKGLIGKVKQTSQFKSTIQLLSDTNQNRINRVAAVVLGEDEASNVDGVIEGYDDEREALLLKLKKATNVEVKVDQDVITSGLGGVFPSGLPIGKVIDIVPDESGLLQLAYVKPEANFSTIDHVIVLERTMTPVDIEGEE, from the coding sequence ATGCCACAATTCTTCTTAAATAAACGATTAATAATATTATTAATATGTGTGATTATTTTAGTGGCATTGATTGGGTTTTCATTAAGAGACCGTGAGCAGGTAACATGGCCAGAACAGTTTATTAAAGACACCGTTGGTTGGGTACAATCCATCGTTCATCAGCCCGCACAATATGTTGCGGGCTTCTTTGAAAATGTGAATGACTTAAAGAATACATACGAAGAGAACAAAATGTTAAAGGCCAGGCTGGAAGAATACGTTGCGTTAAAAGACAAGTATCAAATTCTTGAACAAGATTATGAAGAGCTTAGTGCTATATTAGAAAAAACAACAAGTCTTACAGGTTATACTCCGATTCAAGCGACGGTTATTGGAAGAAATCCTGATCAATGGTATCAGAATATATATATAAATAAAGGTGAAAAACACGGTGTGAAAGTCGATATGGCAGTCATTACCTCAAAAGGCTTAATAGGAAAAGTGAAGCAGACCTCACAATTTAAATCAACCATTCAACTGTTAAGTGATACGAATCAAAATCGAATAAATCGGGTTGCTGCAGTTGTTCTAGGTGAGGATGAAGCAAGCAATGTAGATGGTGTTATAGAAGGCTATGATGATGAACGTGAGGCACTATTATTAAAACTTAAGAAAGCTACGAATGTAGAAGTGAAGGTCGACCAAGACGTCATTACATCTGGGTTAGGTGGCGTTTTTCCTAGTGGATTGCCAATCGGTAAAGTAATAGATATAGTGCCAGATGAATCTGGGTTATTGCAATTAGCGTATGTTAAACCAGAAGCGAATTTTTCAACAATCGATCACGTCATCGTACTAGAACGGACTATGACACCAGTAGATATCGAGGGGGAAGAATAG
- the mreD gene encoding rod shape-determining protein MreD, whose protein sequence is MRRFYLPLFATFLFIAESTIIDIFPPERFFKDFIYVPRFSLILFIFITVYRDKLIGIIYAAIFGLLYDVVYTEVIGIYMFSYPVAAYLVFKLMKFLQSNLVIVSVICLFMISFIEYYVYGLYALITSTQMSINDFSMNRLYPTIVLNSIFLVIFSYPLKRYLTKVSEDGRKG, encoded by the coding sequence GTGCGACGTTTTTATCTTCCTCTTTTCGCTACTTTCTTATTTATTGCTGAAAGTACAATCATAGACATATTTCCACCTGAACGTTTTTTTAAAGATTTTATTTATGTTCCAAGGTTTTCGTTAATTTTGTTTATCTTTATTACAGTTTATCGTGATAAATTAATCGGTATTATATATGCAGCAATATTTGGATTATTATATGATGTAGTATATACAGAAGTTATTGGAATATATATGTTTTCGTATCCTGTTGCTGCATATTTAGTTTTTAAGCTTATGAAGTTTCTCCAATCTAATTTAGTTATTGTATCAGTTATATGTCTTTTTATGATCTCTTTCATAGAGTATTATGTATATGGACTCTATGCACTAATTACAAGTACACAAATGTCAATAAATGACTTTAGTATGAATCGATTATATCCGACTATCGTGTTAAATAGTATATTTCTAGTTATTTTCTCTTATCCTTTAAAAAGATACTTAACAAAAGTGTCTGAAGATGGTAGAAAAGGCTAG
- the minC gene encoding septum site-determining protein MinC, whose product MNKHKQQLVTIKGTKEGLTLHLDDTCSFQSLLQELEEKLSLTFQGDEEGPFIAVHLQIGNRFLTNEQEEQIRVLIRSKKQLVVDSIEGNVISKEEAITWKRETEVVPVCKIIRSGQVLHVQGDLLLIGDVNPGGKVVAGGNIFVLGALRGVAHAGANNDKQSVIAASVMKPSQLKICNIISRAPEYDDDSSHGMECAYINDDNKIIVDRLQLLTHIRPILTRLERGM is encoded by the coding sequence GTGAATAAGCATAAACAACAATTAGTTACGATAAAAGGAACGAAAGAAGGATTGACGTTACATCTCGATGATACATGCTCATTCCAAAGCTTGTTACAAGAGCTAGAAGAAAAGCTATCGCTAACATTTCAAGGGGATGAGGAAGGTCCTTTCATAGCTGTTCATTTGCAGATTGGTAATCGTTTTCTAACAAATGAACAAGAAGAACAAATTCGTGTCCTCATTCGTTCAAAGAAGCAACTTGTTGTAGATTCAATAGAGGGGAATGTAATTTCCAAAGAGGAAGCAATAACGTGGAAACGAGAAACAGAGGTTGTTCCTGTATGTAAAATAATACGTTCAGGGCAAGTATTGCATGTACAAGGCGATTTACTACTTATTGGTGACGTGAATCCGGGTGGGAAGGTTGTGGCTGGCGGTAATATTTTTGTTTTAGGTGCTCTGCGTGGAGTTGCCCATGCGGGTGCAAATAACGATAAACAATCCGTAATTGCTGCATCAGTAATGAAGCCTTCACAATTGAAAATCTGTAATATTATTAGTCGAGCACCGGAATATGATGATGATAGTTCACATGGTATGGAATGTGCTTATATAAATGATGATAACAAAATAATAGTAGATCGTTTACAACTGCTAACTCATATAAGACCTATATTAACGCGGTTGGAAAGGGGAATGTGA
- the minD gene encoding septum site-determining protein MinD, with protein MGDAIVITSGKGGVGKTTTSANLGTALALAGKRVCLVDTDIGLRNLDVVMGLENRIIFDLVDVVEGRCSKINQALVKDKRFDDNLYLLPAAQTSDKTAVTPDQMKKLVSEIRQDFDYVLIDCPAGIEQGYRNAVAGANKAIVVTTPEKSAVRDADRIIGLLEKEEDIEPPKLIINRIRNKMVKDGDMLDVDDVVAHLSIDLIGIVADDDEVIKASNEGEPIAMNPKNIAGVAYRNIARRVLGESVPLQSLDIGEKGMFSKIKKFFGVRV; from the coding sequence GTGGGAGATGCTATAGTCATAACATCAGGAAAAGGTGGAGTAGGCAAAACAACAACATCTGCTAATCTAGGAACCGCTTTAGCGCTAGCAGGCAAACGTGTGTGTCTAGTAGATACAGATATTGGCCTTCGAAATTTAGATGTCGTAATGGGTCTAGAAAATCGAATTATATTTGATTTAGTAGATGTAGTAGAAGGGCGTTGTTCAAAGATTAATCAAGCCTTAGTAAAAGATAAGAGGTTTGATGATAATTTATACTTACTTCCTGCAGCACAAACAAGTGATAAAACAGCTGTAACCCCTGATCAAATGAAAAAACTAGTTTCCGAAATTAGACAGGACTTTGATTATGTTCTTATCGATTGCCCCGCAGGAATCGAACAAGGATACAGAAATGCTGTCGCGGGGGCGAATAAGGCAATTGTCGTAACAACACCAGAGAAATCAGCTGTTCGAGATGCGGATCGTATTATAGGTTTACTTGAAAAAGAAGAGGACATAGAACCACCAAAACTAATAATTAATAGAATACGTAATAAAATGGTAAAAGACGGCGATATGCTAGACGTGGATGATGTTGTAGCTCATCTTTCAATTGATTTGATCGGTATCGTAGCAGACGATGATGAGGTAATTAAAGCATCCAACGAAGGTGAACCGATAGCTATGAATCCAAAGAATATAGCTGGTGTTGCTTATAGAAATATTGCACGAAGGGTGTTAGGCGAATCTGTTCCTCTCCAATCTTTAGACATTGGAGAGAAAGGTATGTTTTCAAAAATTAAAAAGTTCTTTGGCGTGAGAGTATGA
- a CDS encoding M23 family metallopeptidase, whose protein sequence is MGHHRADEIRKRIAKRKKDRGIRPPRDQPSKELFRDEHHKIPMPNSSFQHESNDIHPLFQKEKFMFKVLFSICLVLIVAIMFKNESDTFKSGRDFVTRTFQQEFQFASVSAWYENIFGKPIALLPERNIAGEDKTEFSQFEYAVPASGKVLQDFETDGQGIVIETVSKTQVESMDDGWVSFAGKKEGLGKTVIVQHANKTETWYGNLQSISTEMFKFIEKGEVIGDVMEDSDQTKGTYYFAIKKGTEFIDPIQVISFE, encoded by the coding sequence ATGGGACATCATCGTGCTGATGAAATTAGAAAACGTATTGCAAAAAGAAAAAAAGATAGAGGGATACGTCCACCTCGCGATCAACCCTCAAAGGAACTGTTTCGTGATGAACATCATAAAATACCAATGCCGAACTCTTCATTTCAACATGAATCTAATGATATTCATCCACTATTTCAAAAAGAAAAATTTATGTTTAAAGTACTATTTTCTATATGTCTAGTATTAATTGTAGCAATTATGTTTAAAAACGAATCAGATACATTTAAATCAGGTAGGGATTTTGTTACCCGAACATTTCAGCAAGAATTTCAATTTGCTTCTGTTTCGGCATGGTATGAAAATATATTCGGAAAACCGATTGCTCTCCTTCCTGAACGCAATATTGCAGGGGAAGATAAGACTGAATTTTCACAGTTTGAATATGCTGTCCCTGCATCAGGAAAAGTACTACAAGATTTTGAGACTGATGGACAGGGTATTGTAATTGAAACAGTAAGCAAAACACAAGTTGAGTCGATGGACGATGGTTGGGTATCCTTTGCTGGTAAGAAGGAAGGGCTTGGGAAAACAGTTATCGTTCAACATGCAAATAAAACAGAAACGTGGTATGGAAATTTGCAGTCAATCTCAACTGAAATGTTTAAATTTATTGAAAAAGGTGAAGTGATTGGTGATGTGATGGAAGATAGTGATCAAACAAAGGGAACATATTATTTTGCAATTAAAAAAGGTACCGAATTTATTGATCCGATACAGGTGATCTCATTTGAATAA
- a CDS encoding M50 family metallopeptidase: MNNIIVLLSKVYIHPLLWFLIGIGIITGHVRELIMLFLIVFVHEMGHVLAAHFFSWRIKRIALLPFGGVAEVDEHGNRPIKQELIVILAGPLQHIWLLGVGYLLYTTSLMSEDSFQLFVNQNLVIFSLNLLPIWPLDGGKLLFVILSLKESFSNAHKRTLYCSFILIVAMVVLFLITYPFQLNFWMIISFLAYSLIIEWRQRHYVFMRFLLERYYGKQDSVQQLKSIVVDDVEQIHHVLLKFQRGYKHSIIVQRGEKESASLDENELLHAYFSEKLVTQPIGDLLYEY, encoded by the coding sequence TTGAATAACATCATTGTGTTGTTATCAAAAGTCTACATTCACCCATTGCTTTGGTTTTTGATAGGGATCGGCATTATAACCGGACATGTAAGGGAACTTATCATGCTCTTTCTTATCGTTTTTGTTCACGAAATGGGTCATGTGCTTGCGGCTCATTTTTTTTCATGGCGAATTAAACGCATTGCTTTGTTACCTTTTGGTGGAGTAGCTGAGGTAGATGAACATGGGAATCGACCAATCAAGCAAGAGTTAATTGTGATTTTAGCAGGTCCACTTCAACATATATGGCTCTTGGGGGTTGGGTACCTCCTATACACTACTTCGTTGATGTCAGAAGACAGCTTTCAATTATTTGTAAATCAAAATTTAGTGATCTTTTCTTTAAATTTACTTCCTATTTGGCCGCTAGATGGAGGGAAATTATTATTTGTAATACTATCTTTAAAAGAATCTTTTAGCAATGCACATAAGAGGACACTCTACTGCTCGTTCATACTAATTGTAGCAATGGTCGTATTATTTCTAATTACCTATCCATTTCAATTAAATTTTTGGATGATCATTAGCTTCTTAGCTTACTCACTCATTATTGAATGGCGTCAACGTCATTATGTGTTTATGAGATTTTTGCTAGAGAGGTATTACGGCAAACAAGATTCCGTTCAGCAGTTAAAGTCTATAGTTGTTGATGATGTAGAACAAATTCATCATGTTTTACTAAAGTTTCAAAGAGGTTATAAACATTCCATTATTGTTCAACGTGGAGAGAAGGAAAGTGCTTCTCTAGATGAGAACGAATTATTACATGCGTATTTTTCTGAAAAGCTAGTGACGCAACCAATTGGTGATTTGTTGTATGAGTATTAA
- a CDS encoding Rne/Rng family ribonuclease, with the protein MEKKLIINATSLQKRMAIIEDNKLVEYHIEQPNNHEVVGNIYVGRVTDVHPGIQAAFVDYGADKKGFIHRDQLLSYHLSPSSIKEKQQTSISSFVHQGEIILVQGIKEEIGNKGAKLSGIIEIPGRYVIYLPFGNYVAVSKKIEDNVKRTYLQSLGEDWCEENEGVIFRTACIEADKEVIIQELIYLKERFQQLQRRQQMTKAPYLLHHGNHFVDKIFREIPQSTIKEVIVDEQNYYKEIKTRLSGIKEETTPSVSLYTNKINIFSSFHLDNEIDKLLKKIVWLDNGGYIIIEQTEALTVIDVNSGKYLGKSAIRDTIVRINKLAAIEIARQLRLRDIGGIILIDFIDMKNEEDKRQVSQVLTKEMRKDRTRTNIFGYTRLGILEMSRKKVRDSIPIQLTATCEKCDGIGRVVSNEEIAYKLDREMMEYRQTDFEAIWIETTESIKKIFCGPNDEHLTRIETMLRLSIFLTTTSKKTEAFYEIKQMGTYADILEKVNKSKVENTY; encoded by the coding sequence TTGGAAAAAAAACTTATTATTAACGCAACGAGCTTACAAAAAAGAATGGCGATAATTGAAGATAATAAGCTCGTTGAATATCATATTGAGCAACCAAATAATCATGAGGTTGTAGGAAATATCTACGTAGGTCGAGTTACTGATGTTCATCCTGGTATACAAGCAGCTTTTGTAGATTATGGAGCAGACAAGAAAGGGTTTATACATCGAGATCAACTTTTAAGCTACCATTTGTCGCCTTCATCAATAAAAGAAAAACAACAAACATCAATATCGAGTTTTGTCCATCAAGGTGAAATAATACTCGTCCAAGGAATTAAAGAAGAAATCGGTAATAAGGGTGCGAAGTTAAGCGGTATCATTGAGATACCTGGTCGTTACGTTATATATTTACCATTTGGTAATTATGTTGCAGTATCGAAAAAAATTGAAGATAATGTAAAACGAACTTATTTACAGAGCTTAGGTGAAGATTGGTGCGAAGAAAATGAAGGAGTTATTTTTAGAACGGCTTGTATAGAGGCTGATAAAGAGGTCATCATTCAAGAGTTAATATATTTAAAGGAACGTTTTCAACAACTTCAACGAAGACAGCAAATGACTAAGGCACCCTATCTTTTACATCATGGTAATCATTTTGTTGATAAGATATTTAGAGAAATTCCTCAATCAACAATTAAAGAAGTCATTGTAGATGAACAGAACTATTATAAGGAAATAAAAACAAGATTGAGCGGGATTAAAGAAGAAACTACGCCAAGTGTTTCATTGTATACGAATAAAATAAATATTTTCTCATCTTTCCATTTAGACAATGAAATAGATAAATTGCTAAAAAAAATTGTTTGGTTAGATAATGGAGGATATATCATTATTGAGCAAACAGAAGCATTAACAGTAATTGATGTGAATTCTGGCAAGTATTTAGGAAAATCTGCGATTCGTGATACTATTGTACGCATAAATAAGCTAGCTGCAATAGAGATAGCTAGACAACTTCGATTACGTGATATCGGAGGAATTATTTTAATTGATTTTATTGACATGAAAAACGAAGAAGATAAAAGACAAGTTAGTCAAGTACTTACGAAAGAAATGCGTAAAGATAGGACAAGAACTAACATCTTTGGATATACACGTTTAGGTATTCTAGAAATGTCACGCAAAAAAGTACGAGATAGTATACCTATACAGTTAACAGCAACTTGTGAGAAATGTGATGGTATAGGTAGGGTGGTTTCAAATGAAGAAATTGCATATAAACTTGATCGTGAAATGATGGAATATCGTCAAACAGATTTTGAAGCAATATGGATAGAGACGACAGAAAGCATTAAAAAGATATTTTGCGGTCCTAATGATGAGCATCTTACAAGGATAGAAACGATGTTACGGTTATCAATCTTTTTAACAACAACATCTAAGAAAACAGAAGCATTTTATGAAATAAAGCAAATGGGTACATATGCTGATATTCTTGAAAAAGTAAATAAGTCGAAAGTAGAAAACACTTATTGA
- the rplU gene encoding 50S ribosomal protein L21, whose translation MYAIIETGGKQLKVEEGQEIYVEKLNVADGETVTFDKVLFVGGDNVKVGSPTVAGATVTAKVEKHGRQKKITIFKYKPKKNVRKKQGHRQPYTKIVIEKINA comes from the coding sequence ATGTACGCAATTATTGAAACTGGTGGAAAACAACTTAAAGTTGAAGAAGGTCAAGAGATTTATGTTGAAAAGCTAAACGTGGCTGATGGTGAAACTGTTACTTTTGATAAGGTTTTATTCGTAGGTGGAGACAACGTTAAAGTTGGAAGTCCTACAGTAGCTGGTGCAACTGTAACAGCAAAAGTTGAAAAACATGGCCGTCAAAAGAAAATTACTATTTTCAAATATAAACCTAAGAAAAACGTGCGTAAAAAGCAAGGTCATCGTCAACCTTACACAAAAATTGTTATTGAAAAAATCAACGCATAA
- a CDS encoding ribosomal-processing cysteine protease Prp, whose protein sequence is MINVKIDRANDGTIQSFTMSGHAYQAAHGQDIVCAGASAVSIGTINAIYALTNTEPIIQQQDGYLYCEVPSNINKVVADKIQLLLEGMLVSLKSIEQEYGDYIKITKQ, encoded by the coding sequence ATGATAAACGTTAAGATCGACCGTGCAAATGATGGGACGATACAATCATTTACGATGAGTGGTCATGCGTATCAAGCTGCGCATGGTCAAGATATTGTTTGTGCTGGTGCCTCAGCTGTTTCAATTGGTACTATTAATGCTATTTATGCATTAACAAATACCGAGCCAATCATTCAACAACAAGATGGTTACTTGTACTGTGAAGTACCATCTAACATTAACAAAGTTGTAGCTGATAAAATTCAGCTGTTGCTTGAAGGAATGCTCGTTTCTTTGAAATCGATTGAACAAGAGTATGGGGATTACATCAAAATTACTAAACAATAA
- the rpmA gene encoding 50S ribosomal protein L27 codes for MLRLDLQFFASKKGVGSTKNGRDSISKRLGAKRADGQTVTGGSILYRQRGTKIYPGVNVGRGGDDTLYAKVDGVVRFERLGRDRKQVSVYPVAQEA; via the coding sequence ATGTTAAGATTAGACCTTCAATTTTTTGCATCTAAAAAAGGTGTAGGTAGTACAAAAAACGGACGTGATTCAATCTCGAAACGTTTAGGTGCTAAACGTGCTGATGGTCAAACAGTTACAGGTGGATCCATTTTATATCGTCAACGCGGTACAAAAATTTATCCAGGTGTCAACGTTGGCCGTGGCGGGGATGATACATTATACGCAAAAGTTGACGGCGTGGTACGTTTTGAACGGTTAGGTCGTGACCGCAAACAAGTTAGTGTGTACCCTGTTGCTCAAGAAGCGTAA
- a CDS encoding sporulation initiation phosphotransferase B: MKKQWDIVELLRHSRHDWLNNLQLIKGNLELNNLDRVKEIIEEMVIEAEYEAKLSNLKLPSLAAYLMTFNWESHKVFIEYEVLGEIQDLSKYDQSMIDWTKSLIELLENSVHPNGNHHLNISIDIRNNDVRFFFDFRGIISETDKITLWVKNNNSKEQISITDYDIHTTEMSLEVSLL, from the coding sequence ATGAAAAAACAGTGGGATATCGTTGAGTTATTGCGGCACTCGCGTCACGATTGGTTAAATAACCTACAATTAATAAAAGGAAACTTAGAACTAAATAACCTTGATAGAGTAAAAGAAATTATTGAAGAAATGGTGATAGAAGCTGAGTATGAGGCCAAGCTTTCGAACTTAAAATTACCTTCCTTAGCAGCATATTTAATGACTTTTAATTGGGAGAGCCATAAAGTATTCATTGAATATGAGGTGCTTGGGGAAATCCAAGATTTATCTAAATACGATCAAAGTATGATAGATTGGACAAAAAGTTTGATAGAGCTTTTAGAAAATTCGGTTCACCCAAATGGAAATCACCATTTAAATATTTCAATCGATATACGTAACAATGATGTCCGTTTCTTTTTTGACTTTCGTGGCATAATATCAGAGACAGATAAAATAACTTTGTGGGTAAAAAATAACAATAGCAAAGAACAAATATCTATTACTGATTACGATATACATACCACTGAAATGTCACTAGAAGTATCTTTACTTTAA